Proteins co-encoded in one Medicago truncatula cultivar Jemalong A17 chromosome 8, MtrunA17r5.0-ANR, whole genome shotgun sequence genomic window:
- the LOC120577648 gene encoding probable 2-oxoglutarate/Fe(II)-dependent dioxygenase, with product MELTYSPVPFVQELAKEALTKVPDRYVRPHHDRPILSSTTTSTPLPQLPVIDLSKLLSSHDLNEPELKKLHYACKEWGFFQLINHGVSESLMENVKKGAEEFFNLPMEEKKKFGQTEGDVEGYGQAFVVSEEQKLDWADMFFLFTLPPHKRKPHLFSNIPLPFRVDLENYCEKMRTLAIQIMDLMAHSLAVDPMEIREFFGQATQSTRMNYYPPCPQPEFVIGLNSHSDGGGLTILLQGNEMDGLQIKKDGLWIPVKPLPNAFIINLGDMLEMMTNGIFRSIEHRATVNSEKERFSIASFYSPAFNTILSPAPSLVTPNTPAVFKRISAGEYFKGYLAQELCGKSFLDSIRIQAENDQSPRNFTIDENIKV from the exons TCTCCAGTGCCCTTTGTCCAAGAATTAGCAAAAGAGGCATTGACCAAAGTTCCAGATCGTTATGTTCGTCCACATCATGACCGTCCAATATTATCTTCAACTACTACTAGTACTCCTTTACCTCAACTTCCTGTTATTGACCTTAGCAAATTGTTATCATCCCATGATCTCAATGAACCTGAGCTGAAGAAACTACACTATGCTTGTAAAGAGTGGGGTTTCTTTCAG CTGATTAATCATGGAGTGAGCGAATCATTAATGGAAAATGTGAAGAAAGGTGCTGAAGAATTTTTCAATCTTCCaatggaagaaaagaagaagtttgggcaaacagaaggggatGTGGAAGGATATGGTCAGGCCTTTGTAGTATCTGAGGAACAGAAACTAGATTGGGCAGATATGTTTTTCTTGTTCACTTTGCCACCCCACAAAAGGAAACCTCACTTGTTTTCCAACATACCCCTACCATTCAG AGTTGATTTAGAGAATTATTGTGAAAAAATGAGAACCCTTGCAATCCAGATCATGGACCTTATGGCACATTCTCTTGCTGTAGATCCCATGGAGATAAGAGAGTTTTTTGGTCAAGCAACTCAATCAACAAGGATGAATTATTATCCACCGTGTCCCCAACCAGAGTTTGTTATAGGACTCAATTCTCATTCTGATGGTGGTGGCCTCACCATCCTTCTCCAAGGCAATGAAATGGATGgtcttcaaattaaaaaagatgGATTGTGGATTCCTGTTAAACCCCTCCCTAATGCTTTCATTATCAACCTTGGAGACATGTTGGAg ATGATGACAAATGGAATATTTCGAAGCATCGAACACCGAGCAACAGTTAACTCAGAGAAGGAGAGGTTTTCCATAGCCTCATTCTACAGCCCTGCTTTTAATACAATTCTTAGTCCAGCACCAAGCCTTGTAACTCCAAATACACCTGCAGTGTTTAAGAGAATTAGTGCAGGAGAATACTTCAAAGGATACCTTGCACAAGAACTCTGTGGGAAATCATTCCTTGATAGCATAAGGATTCAGGCTGAAAACGATCAAAGCCCTCGGAACTTTACAATTGACGAAAACATAAAAGTTTAA